Genomic window (Pseudomonas xantholysinigenes):
CTGTGGCATCGAAGATGTACGGCAGGCTTGTGTTAACAGGGACTTGGCTCATCGTGACTCTCGCAAACGTGAATGCCCCCACTATAAAGGCTCGCGACTGGCGTGGTACAGGCTGACCCGGCGGAATTCGTGCGGCTCGGCCAGGTCCGGCAGGGTCAGTGCCTCGAGCACCCCGAGCGGGCGATATAGCGGGTGGCTGAAGTCGCGGACCCGCGAATCGGCGACCAGTGCCTCGCGGCCGCGGCTGAGAAACGCGTCCAGCAGCGGCAGGTTGGCGCGGTCGTACAGCACATCGGCCACCAGGATCAGGTCGAAGCGGTCGGCCTCGGCGAAGAAATCGCGGCTATAGCCCAGTTCGACACCGTTGAGCGCCGCATTGGCGCGGCAGGCGTCGAGGGCCAGCGGGTCGAGGTCGCAGGCCACCACCTCCCGCGCGCCGGCATGGGCGGCGGCGATCCCGGCAATGCCCGAGCCGGCGCCGAAATCCAGCACCCGCTTGCCGCGCACCCACTGCGGCTGCTGCGCCAGGTAGCGCGCCATGGCCAGGCCGCTGGCCCAGCAGAAGCTCCAGTAGGGCGGCTCTTCGAGGATGCGCCGGGTTTCTTCGCTGCTGAACGCCCGGTCCATGTTCTGATCGTCGATCAGCCAAAGCTTCAGCTCGCAGTCGGGCAGTTCGCTGACCACCAGCCGCGCTTCGCCGATCAGGCTGCCGAGGGCCTGTTGCAGGGCGTGCGGCGCCATTTATGGCGCCTTTTCGAAGCGCAGCGGGCCGGTGGCCTGGGTCTGGGCCTGGGCAATGCGCACTGGCTGCAGGTGCAGGATCAACTGGCCGGAGCGGCTGGCGCGGCCACGCAGTTCGACCCGGGCACCGGCGGGGAAGGCCTCGGGGTTGAAGCGCAATTGGTAGGGCAGGGCCTGGCCGGTGCCGGTCAGATTGCTGCTGGCCAGCAGGCGTTGCGGGCGGCCACGTTCGTCGATGACCAGCAGGGCCAGCTCGACGTCGGCGCCGGCGGGGATGTCCATCAGGGTGCCGCTGAGTTCACGCTGGTAGGCCGGCAGTGGCCCCAGGGGCTGGGCTTTCTTCGCTACTTTGGCCGGCGTGGGCGCTGGAGTCTGTTCGGGCTTGGGCCGGTCGCTGCCGCAGGCGGTGAGCAGGGCGACGCAGCACAGCACGGCGAGCGCTCGATAGTGCATGGGATGATCCTTCACGGGCAGATTTGCATGGATGGTAAACCCTTTGGCTTGTCTTGCCAGTGCAATGCGCTACCATGGCCCTCCCTTTTTTTGTTGCCTGCCACCATGCACTGTCCCTTTTGCGGTGCCAACGACACCAAGGTCATCGACTCGCGGCTGGTCGCCGAGGGCGAACAGGTGCGTCGCCGCCGTGAGTGCGTCGCCTGCGGCGAGCGCTTCACCACCTTTGAAACCGCCGAGCTGGTCCTGCCCCGGCTGATCAAGCAGGACGGTACCCGCCAACCGTTCGACGAAGACAAACTGCGTGCCGGCATGCAGCGCGCGCTGGAAAAGCGCCCGGTCAGCGTCGAGCGCCTGGAAGCGGCGCTGGCGCATATCAAGAGCCGCCTGCGCGCTACCGGCGAGCGCGAGGTGAAGTCGCTGGTGGTCGGCGAGATGGTCATGGCCGAGCTGCGCAAGCTCGATGAAGTCGCCTATATCCGTTTCGCCTCGGTCTACCGGCGCTTCCAGGACCTCGACGAATTCCGCGAAGAAATCGACCGCCTGGCCCGCGAGCCAGCCAAAGAGTAGACATGTCCAGCCAAGCCATTCTCGACGCCCACTACATGGCCCGGGCCGTGGAACTGGCCCGCAAGGGCCTGTACAGCACCCACCCCAATCCGCGCGTAGGCTGTGTGATCGTGCGCGACGGCGAGGTGGTCGGCGAGGGCTGGCACATGCGTGCCGGCGAGCCGCACGCCGAGGTGCATGCCCTGCGCCAGGCCGGTGAGCGCGCCCGTGGCGCCTGCGCCTATGTGACCCTCGAACCCTGCAGCCACCATGGCCGCACGCCGCCGTGCGCCGAGGCGCTGGTCAAGGCCGGCGTGGCGCGGGTGGTGGCGGCCATGCAGGACCCCAATCCGCAGGTGGCTGGCAATGGCCTGCGCCGCCTGCGCGACGCTGGCATCGAGGTCGCCAGCGGTGTGCTCGAGGCCGAGGCTCGCGCGCTCAACCCGGGGTTCCTCAAGCGCATGGAACAGGGCCTGCCGTTCGTGCGCGCCAAGCTGGCCATGAGCCTGGACGGCCGCACTGCCATGGCCAACGGCGAGAGCCAGTGGATCACCGGCCCGGCGGCGCGGGCCGCGGTGCAGCGCTTGCGCGCCCGCTCCAGCGTGGTGCTGAGCAGCGCCGAGAGTGTGCTGTTCGACAAGGCCCGGATGACCGTGCGCGCTGATGAGCTGGGTCTGGATGAGGCATCCACCGCCTTGGCCCTGTCGCGGCCACCGCTGCGCGTGCTGGTCGACGGACGCCTGCGCCTGCCGCTGGATGCGCCGTTCTTCCAGGCCGGGCCGGCGCTGGTGGTTACCGCCGCGAGCGACGATCCGCGCTACGCTGCCGCTGGTCATGAATTGCTGCGCTTGCCCGGCGCGGACGGTCGCGTCGACCTGGCGGCCCTGCTGCAGGCCCTGGCCGCGCGTGGCGTCAACGAAATCCTGCTGGAGGCCGGTGCCGGCCTGGTCGGTGCCTTCGCCCGCCAGGGCCTGGTCGACGAGTACCAGCTGTTCGTCGCTGGCACCTTCCTCGGCTCCGAGGCGCGTCCGCTGCTGGACTGGCCGTTGTCGAAAATGAGCGAGGCACCACGGCTGAAAATCACCGAAATGCGCGCGGTCGGCGATGACTGGCGAGTCACGGCCATCCCCTTGCCGGTCGCCGGCGTATAATGGCTGGCTTGCCGCGCGCAGCCCGTATCTGAGGAGAACACCATGTTCACCGGCATCATCGAATCCATCGGCACCATCCGTAGCCTCACCCCCAAGGGCGGTGACGTGCGCGTCTACGTCGAAACCGGTAAGCTCGACCTGGGCGACGTCAAGCTCGGCGACAGCATCGCCGTCAACGGCGTGTGCCTGACCGCCGTCGAGCTG
Coding sequences:
- a CDS encoding class I SAM-dependent methyltransferase, with the protein product MAPHALQQALGSLIGEARLVVSELPDCELKLWLIDDQNMDRAFSSEETRRILEEPPYWSFCWASGLAMARYLAQQPQWVRGKRVLDFGAGSGIAGIAAAHAGAREVVACDLDPLALDACRANAALNGVELGYSRDFFAEADRFDLILVADVLYDRANLPLLDAFLSRGREALVADSRVRDFSHPLYRPLGVLEALTLPDLAEPHEFRRVSLYHASREPL
- a CDS encoding YbaY family lipoprotein — translated: MHYRALAVLCCVALLTACGSDRPKPEQTPAPTPAKVAKKAQPLGPLPAYQRELSGTLMDIPAGADVELALLVIDERGRPQRLLASSNLTGTGQALPYQLRFNPEAFPAGARVELRGRASRSGQLILHLQPVRIAQAQTQATGPLRFEKAP
- the nrdR gene encoding transcriptional regulator NrdR; translation: MHCPFCGANDTKVIDSRLVAEGEQVRRRRECVACGERFTTFETAELVLPRLIKQDGTRQPFDEDKLRAGMQRALEKRPVSVERLEAALAHIKSRLRATGEREVKSLVVGEMVMAELRKLDEVAYIRFASVYRRFQDLDEFREEIDRLAREPAKE
- the ribD gene encoding bifunctional diaminohydroxyphosphoribosylaminopyrimidine deaminase/5-amino-6-(5-phosphoribosylamino)uracil reductase RibD; this translates as MSSQAILDAHYMARAVELARKGLYSTHPNPRVGCVIVRDGEVVGEGWHMRAGEPHAEVHALRQAGERARGACAYVTLEPCSHHGRTPPCAEALVKAGVARVVAAMQDPNPQVAGNGLRRLRDAGIEVASGVLEAEARALNPGFLKRMEQGLPFVRAKLAMSLDGRTAMANGESQWITGPAARAAVQRLRARSSVVLSSAESVLFDKARMTVRADELGLDEASTALALSRPPLRVLVDGRLRLPLDAPFFQAGPALVVTAASDDPRYAAAGHELLRLPGADGRVDLAALLQALAARGVNEILLEAGAGLVGAFARQGLVDEYQLFVAGTFLGSEARPLLDWPLSKMSEAPRLKITEMRAVGDDWRVTAIPLPVAGV